TCTTCCGTGAACTAGGATTGCTACATCTTCTTGCAAAAGAGAAGACTCTTTAAGAAAAATTTTGGGAAACACTATTATTTCCACTGTTCCGTATATGTCCTCTAGGGTTAAAAAAGCCATCATGTCTTTATTCTTAGTCGATTTTATGCTTTTCTTATTTATTACTCCACCAATTTTTACGCTCATATTGTCTTTGAATTGGTTTTCAATGTAATTATCTTTCATTTCTCTTAGCGTCAAGGTTGTTGTAGTTGTTATTCTAGATAGCATATCCTTATATTCATTAAGTGGATGACCACTTAAGTAAAGTCCAAGTACTTCTTTTTCCATCTGAAGCTTTTCTTTATCATTAAACTCAGAAAGCTCTATAATTTTAGCTTTTACTTCATTTTGAAGCTGAGTATCAAAAAGAGAAACCTGTCCTTCTATATTATTTTTCCTTGAATTTGAAATACTAGAAAGGATTTTTTCATATCCAGCCATGATACTAGCTCTATTTGGTATCAGCTCATCAAAGGCTCCACATTTTATAAGGCTCTCAATGGTTCTTTTGTTTATATCCTTTTTATCTAGTCTTCTTGCAAAGTCATCAAAATCAATATATATGCCCTTTTCTTCTCTTTCAGCTACCAGATTTTCCACAAAATGTACTCCTACATTTTTTACTGCACATAGGCTATATCTTATGTGGTTATTTTCAACTGCAAACTCTGTGAAGCTTTTGTTGACATCTGGCTTTAGGACTTCTATTTTTAGCCTTTCGCATTCTCTGATATACTCTACAACTTTATCTGTATTTCCCATGACACTCGTCATTATAGCCGCCATAAATTCAACAGGATAGTAAGCCTTTAAATATGCTGTTTCATAAGCAAGCACAGCGTAAGCCGCTGCATGAGATTTATTAAAAGCATAATTTGCAAAATCTATCATATCATCAAATATTTTGTTGGCTATTTTTTCTGGAATCCCATTTCTTACACATCCATTAATTTCTATATTTCCATTTTCGTCTTCTTTTCCATATACAAAATTACGTCTTTCTTCTTCCATGACATCCATTTTTTTCTTACTCATAGCTCTTCTAACTAGGTCTGACCTGCCATAGGAGTATCCAGCTAAATCTCTAACCACTTGCATAACCTGCTCTTGATATACTAATATTCCTCTAGTTACTTCCAATATAGGGCGTATTGATTCATGGTCGTAAACTACAGAATCAGGATTGTTTTTATTCTTTATATATAAAGGAATAGAATCCATTGGCCCTGGTCTGTAAAGCGAAATTCCAGCTACTATATCTTCGAAGGTCTCTGGCTTAAGCTCTTTCATAAACTGTCTCATGCCACTGCTTTCAAGCTGAAATACGCCTAGAGTATCTCCAGACGAAAGAAGCTCATATACTGCCTTATCATCGTAATCGCTATTTGAAAAATCTATGGTTATATTTCTTGTTCTTAATATTATATCTATTGCCTTTTGGATAACTGTAAGAGTACGAAGCCCTAAAAAATCCATTTTAAGTAGCCCTAGTTCTTCTAGAGTGGTCATAGGAAACTGAGTAGTCACAGCGTTATCTTGAGTATATAAAGGTACATAGTGGTCTACCGGCTCCTTTGATATAACAACTCCTGCTGCGTGAGTAGAAGCATGTCTTGGCAAGCCCTCTACGTTTTTGGCTACATCTATAAGCTCTCTTGCTTTTTCATCTTCGTTGTATATTTTTCTTAGATTAGGATTTAAATCAAGCGCCTTTTCAATTGTCATGTTTAGGGCAAAAGGTATTTCCTTTGCTACTTTATCCACATCACTGTAGCTTATTCCCATAACTCTTCCTACATCTCGTATAGATGAACGAGCTCCAAGGGTTCCAAAGGTTATGATTTGTGATACATGGTCGCTTCCATATTTTTCTCTTACATAATCAATTACTTTTTCTCTTTTTTCATAGCAAAAATCTATATCTATATCTGGCATCGAAACTCTCTCAGGGTTTAAAAAGCGTTCAAATAGCAAGCCATATTTTATTGGGTCTATATCAGTAATACCTAGAGTATAGGCTACAATTGAACCAGCCGCAGAGCCTCTACCTGGGCCTACCATTATATTGCTTCTTTTCGAAAAATCTATAAAATCCCAAACTATAAGGAAGTATTCAACATAACCCATATTTTCTATTACATTAAGTTCAAAATCCAGTCTTTCTTGAAGCTTAGAATCTATGGTTTTATATCTATCTACGAGGCCATTTTGGCACAGCTGTCTAAGATACTCGCTAGGAGCTTTGTTTTCCGGTACGCTGTACTCAGGCAAATGAATAGTATTAAAATCAAAGTCCACATTACATCTATTGGCAATTTTCCAAGTATTTCTAAGTGCCTGCGCATCATCTGGAAACAGTTCATACATTTCTGATTGCGACTTAAAATAGAATTCATCTGTTTCAAATTCCATTTTATGCTCATCTGCTAAGGTTTTTCCAGTTTGGATACATAAGAGAATATCATGGGTTTTAGCATCGTCCTTATCCACATAATGCACATCATTGGTTGCTACTAGAGGTATCCCCGTGTCCTGTGAAAGCTTTCTAAGAAATATATTTACCTTTTTCTGCTCTCTTATTCCGTGGTCTTGAAGCTCTAGAAAAAAATTGTTTTCACCAAATATATCTCTGAGCATAAGTGCAATTTCTTTCGCTTCTTTATATTGACCATTCATAAGCTTTTGCTGGATTTCTCCTGCTAGACAGGCCGATAGTCCAATTAATCCCTCTGAATGCTCCTTTAGTATTTTGTAGTCTATTCTAGGTTTATAATAAAAGCCCTCAACAAAACCCATAGATACTAGCTTTACTAGATTTCTATAGCCCTTTTCATTTTCTGCAAGAAGTATTAGATGCCCTGATTTTTTATCTATTCCTTCTTTGTCCTTATATGTTCTTGAGGCTGTATATACCTCACAGCCTATTATAGGCTTAATTCCATTTGCCTTTGCTTTTTTATAAAAATCAATAACGCCAAACATAACTCCATGGTCTGTTATTGCTACAGCATCCATTGAGTAATCCTTGGCGCGTTGTATTAGTTTATCAATTTTGGCAAATCCATCCAGCAAACTATACTGAGTATGAAGATGAAGATGCACAAATTTCTTATCCATAATTACCACCATCCAACACTACTTTATAAGAATTCATTTTATGATTTCCTTTAACTCTATTGTAGCATAAAGATGATATATTTTTAAAATTTATTAGAAAGCTGGAACAACTGCTCCTCCATATTTCTTTTCTATAAAGCTTTTCACTTCATCACTTTGAAGTGCATTTAGTACTTTGATTAGGTTTTCATTTTTTTCATCCTCAGGTCTTACTACAAGTATATTTGCATAGGGAGATTCTTTGCCTTCAGATAATAAGGCATCCTTAGTTAAATCCAGTCCTGCTTCAATAGCATAGTTCGTATTTATTACGCTTGCATCTACATCTTCTAAGGTTCTAGGAAGCTGAGCCGCCTCTACTTCTTTGAATTCAATGTTTTTAGGATTGCTTTCTATATCTTTAAGCGTCGCTTCTAGTCCAGAGTTTTCTTTTAATTTTATTAAGCCATTATTTTCAAGTAATATAAGCGCTCTTCCTTCATTTGTCGGGTCATTTGGTATCGCAATCTGAGCGCTATCTTTTAGTTCCTCTATTGAGCCTAGTTTTTTTGAATAAAGTCCTAGAGGCTCAACATGAACATTTCCTATACTAGATAGCTTTAAATTATTTTCTCTTGTAAATGACTCTAGATACGGAAGATGCTGAAAGAAGTTAGCATCTATTTCTTTGCTGTCAAGTGCTAGGTTTGGAGTAACATAATCCGTAAATTCAATTATCTCAAGTTCAATACCTTGCTCTTTTAATATAGGTTTAATTTCTTCAAGTATTTCTGCATGAGGAACTGGTGAGGCTCCTATTTTTATTACGTTGTCACTGTTAGCTACTTCTTGCTGAGAAGCACAACCTACAAAAGCTACTACCACGATTAAAGCTGATATTAATACTAATAATTTTTTTATATTCATTTTATTATCCTCCTATTTTCTATATATCGAATTTGAAATTTTATTCCCAGAAATTTGAATTAGCTGAACTAAAATAATTAATATTATTACTGTTGCAAACATCACATCTGTCTGAAATCTATGATATCCATATCCAATCGCTAGATATCCTAGTCCTCCACCACCTACAGCTCCAGCCATTGCACTATAGCCTATAATATTTATTATTGTCACGGTGACATTTAATACAAGCGAAGGCATTGCTTCTGGAATTAATATTTTTAATACTATTTCAAGTGGGGATGCTCCCATTGATACCCCAGCTTCAATTACACCGGGATTGACTTCTAAAATCGAGCCTTCTACTAGTCTTGCGAAGAAAGGAATAGCCGCTACCACTAAAGGCACTATTGCTGCATTCGTTCCAATTGAGCTCCCAACAACTAGCCTAGTAAAAGGAATTATAAATATCATTAAAATTACAAATGGTATTGACCTTGTGATATTTATAAGAATTGACAAGCTATTATAAATTTTGCTGTTTGGTAGTACACTGTCTTCTCTTGTTATCACTAGAAG
The sequence above is a segment of the Acetoanaerobium noterae genome. Coding sequences within it:
- a CDS encoding DNA polymerase III subunit alpha, with the protein product MDKKFVHLHLHTQYSLLDGFAKIDKLIQRAKDYSMDAVAITDHGVMFGVIDFYKKAKANGIKPIIGCEVYTASRTYKDKEGIDKKSGHLILLAENEKGYRNLVKLVSMGFVEGFYYKPRIDYKILKEHSEGLIGLSACLAGEIQQKLMNGQYKEAKEIALMLRDIFGENNFFLELQDHGIREQKKVNIFLRKLSQDTGIPLVATNDVHYVDKDDAKTHDILLCIQTGKTLADEHKMEFETDEFYFKSQSEMYELFPDDAQALRNTWKIANRCNVDFDFNTIHLPEYSVPENKAPSEYLRQLCQNGLVDRYKTIDSKLQERLDFELNVIENMGYVEYFLIVWDFIDFSKRSNIMVGPGRGSAAGSIVAYTLGITDIDPIKYGLLFERFLNPERVSMPDIDIDFCYEKREKVIDYVREKYGSDHVSQIITFGTLGARSSIRDVGRVMGISYSDVDKVAKEIPFALNMTIEKALDLNPNLRKIYNEDEKARELIDVAKNVEGLPRHASTHAAGVVISKEPVDHYVPLYTQDNAVTTQFPMTTLEELGLLKMDFLGLRTLTVIQKAIDIILRTRNITIDFSNSDYDDKAVYELLSSGDTLGVFQLESSGMRQFMKELKPETFEDIVAGISLYRPGPMDSIPLYIKNKNNPDSVVYDHESIRPILEVTRGILVYQEQVMQVVRDLAGYSYGRSDLVRRAMSKKKMDVMEEERRNFVYGKEDENGNIEINGCVRNGIPEKIANKIFDDMIDFANYAFNKSHAAAYAVLAYETAYLKAYYPVEFMAAIMTSVMGNTDKVVEYIRECERLKIEVLKPDVNKSFTEFAVENNHIRYSLCAVKNVGVHFVENLVAEREEKGIYIDFDDFARRLDKKDINKRTIESLIKCGAFDELIPNRASIMAGYEKILSSISNSRKNNIEGQVSLFDTQLQNEVKAKIIELSEFNDKEKLQMEKEVLGLYLSGHPLNEYKDMLSRITTTTTLTLREMKDNYIENQFKDNMSVKIGGVINKKSIKSTKNKDMMAFLTLEDIYGTVEIIVFPKIFLKESSLLQEDVAILVHGRLSLKEDEEPKIIAEKIESLSNQMDNSLYLRVNNIEDKDLLKEIKKVINQYPGNTYIYYFDSKSKKVFAPQKIEAVELCEELLEELADIIGEENIKIK
- a CDS encoding MetQ/NlpA family ABC transporter substrate-binding protein → MNIKKLLVLISALIVVVAFVGCASQQEVANSDNVIKIGASPVPHAEILEEIKPILKEQGIELEIIEFTDYVTPNLALDSKEIDANFFQHLPYLESFTRENNLKLSSIGNVHVEPLGLYSKKLGSIEELKDSAQIAIPNDPTNEGRALILLENNGLIKLKENSGLEATLKDIESNPKNIEFKEVEAAQLPRTLEDVDASVINTNYAIEAGLDLTKDALLSEGKESPYANILVVRPEDEKNENLIKVLNALQSDEVKSFIEKKYGGAVVPAF
- a CDS encoding methionine ABC transporter permease, with amino-acid sequence MIELLDLLIPSINETLYMVFISTVFTVILGLPLGILLVITREDSVLPNSKIYNSLSILINITRSIPFVILMIFIIPFTRLVVGSSIGTNAAIVPLVVAAIPFFARLVEGSILEVNPGVIEAGVSMGASPLEIVLKILIPEAMPSLVLNVTVTIINIIGYSAMAGAVGGGGLGYLAIGYGYHRFQTDVMFATVIILIILVQLIQISGNKISNSIYRK